The genomic segment CTTGCTCTGATTTTGTCGCCAAATTAATAAATGGTAGCTCATTGCAAACAGCTTTGTTAAGTTAATTAACCCTTTATGTGAAGCATGTCAGCTTCCAAAGTGATTGACTTACTGCTCTGTTCGTGTTCCAGCTTCAAAGAGACATGAATTATATTTTGTGGGGTCAATTCTTatcctgtttttccatttttccactgCCATAAAAAACTTTAGAAGGAAAGCAAACTGAGCTGGTTAGGAATTAAGCAACCacattttaatcaataaatatgaaCATCTGTATGTTAACCAGTTATTAAGCCAGAATAAAATAGTCAAGAATTCAAAAGGTAACCTTGAAAACAAAGTGCAAAAATCTTTGCCATAAACTTTTATAGAGAATTAGAGGTAACAAAGAATTTACTCAGAATAAGGATTGGAATAATCTAAAAAGTTCCAGGTAGATTTCAAAgctaaaaaaagattttgcacatAGTGGGCAATACGGAGATTACCTGACAACTCAGTGAATAAATGATTGAAGGGAGGAGTCGCTGCACATCAGGGAATAGGATTACTTATATTCACATTATGGGCCATTCTAATATCCATTTCTTGTTCCTGTCCTGCCTCACTAGGCTTTGCTGTGCTCTGTATTTGCAGAAAATCACATTTCCCAGGGCCCTTGTCATCTGGCTTCCAGGTAAGGTGCGGGAGGAAGACTAGAGGGCAGGAGAGATGAAGCCAGGGTATCTCTCCACATCTGACCCAGCTGGTCTTGCCCCAGCTCAGGCAGGGGCTTTGTCTCTGCCATGGCTCCAATTTCCACAATCCCTCGGTGGTCCTGGCTCTCACCAGGCAGCCCCCACCACACTGCTGGCTCCTGTGGGCTACCCCAGCTTCTGGATTAAGGAGACCACACCTTTTCATAGTCCTAGGTGGTCACAGATCCCTTTTATTTGGCTTCTCTTTTATCATCTTTGTAGGTCAATTTCCTCTATGAAATTCCCTCTATTGAAATACCTAgaatggtttctgttttctctctatcAGACAGACATATTagaatcattaatatttttccccctttaactTATCTGGGAAGTTCTGCATGAGAATCTGCCCTAAGCCGATGAGAAATCACTCAAATCACACTCAGTACCCACTTTCTGCAATACAGGTGAATACAGGCTGCTTTTTTCCAAGCACTGGAACCCTCCTGGCCAGGTAGACCCTGTCTGCCATGTCACCACCAATCATGATGGACACAGCCAAGAGTCTGCGGAGCTTGTTTCTGTTGTATGTACTAAGTAGGACAACaaggagaaaaatacaaacagaaaattaGTCTGAAGAAGAAATTACAGAGCCATCAAATAGgtaacattattaaaaaaaaaaaaaaatctccaaaaacatAAGAACGTAAGACAGCACCAGAAAGTTTCTTTCCTGTTGAATCAATAAATGTTCCTGAATTAAAATCCTTTAGAATTTCTGGGTATTTCAAgagcatccaaaaaaaaaaagactcgtgAACAAATGATCCATAGCTTTTCGGCTCGAACGCATCCCTGAAATGGTTATtttttcagaagtagagttcctTGGTAAGCATGGAGACCACACACGGGATCTGCTTCTTCTCGTGGAAGTGGGGGTCATCAGACTGGGACTCGAAGTGCCTGGCCACCCTGTTGTTCACCCTGGTGAGGATATGCAAGATCTCCAGGCTCTTGCCGTGTTCGTTCAGGGTGGAGCACAGGGCCTGCACAAACCAGGACCCGCTTCCTGGGTTCCTCCATGAGTAATAGCCTTCAAcaagacagaaaggagaaaatcagATCAGCTGAGTTGGCCGCTGCCCCACGGGCCACCAAGAAGGAGCTCTCGGTATATGGGGCCTTCACACCTGCTTTTCTGAAATTATCTTACTTTTCTTTGCATGCAAGTTCCCCGTGAGATTTAGGCTGTGTGAGCAGAGAGCAAACATCTTAGGTTTAGAAGGCTGCCTGAAGATGCCCAACACAGTGTCCTGCACGGATACATACCAAATACCTAAGTGTGTAGGAGACAAATGGGCACATGGAGCTTTCCAAAGTAAATGCTTGAGAAGAACTCTGGAACTCCCCACTGCCCTTTGGGGGGCAAGAGCTACTTTCTAATCAAGCCTCAAGAGAGGAATGTGCAGGAGAGAAGAGTCACAGAGATTTGAGgttgctggctttgaagctgGAGGTAGGGGACCACAAGCCAGGGAATTCTAACatgctggaaaaagcaaggacgTGGATATcccccctagagcctccagaataTTCCTTCTGGAATTCTGGGTTGCCCTGCCAGCCCATTTGgaactctggcctccagaaccataagataaCACGCTTGTGGGTCAGAAGCCACTATGTTTCGGGGAATTATCCCTGCAGCAACAGGAAATGCATACAGCCTCAAGCCTGCATTCTGATGGTGGAATGGCATGGTCTGGTTCACAGGCAATGGATCTGATACCTGGAACTGTAGAATAGGCGAAGAGAAAGTCGGCTTCAACGGGGATCTTATATCGAGGATTGGCATCTGTGTCATTGATCGGCCCCGAGTCGGCCTGGACCCCATCATCGAGCTCTGTCCCCCGGCAAGCCTAAGTACCAAAGCAGAGATCACTCCATGGAGTTGGGAATAGGAATGTGTGAGCTTTTCACTGCTGCGTCCCGGTGCCCAGGGCTGCGCTGGGCATGCATTAGCAGCTCAATgagaatttgaaatataaatacataatgaaTAAAGCTTGTGTCAAATTAGcaagcaaagcaaatgaaaatatcacAGTGTCTTAAACCCTCACAACAGCTGAGCTGATGCAAATACAGATGCCAAGCATGGAGggatagaaaaacaaaacctaaatttGCAAACCCCAACTGAAACAGCGCATACATCTGTAAAGGTGATAGAACCCAAGTCACTCTGTCATCGCTCTGTCATCTTTGTCCTTTTTCAATGGCACTGGCTTTGAAAAGGGATTACCTGAATGAAGAAGAGTTTGGGTTTCTCTAGAAGGCTTCTGCATCTGTCCCCCCTAAAATGGGCGGTCAAGTCCTTTATTGCTGTCACGCCATCTGTTccataaattaaattttcttctccGTGGCTTAGCAAGATGCAGGCGAAGCAAGCGGAATTTCTGTGGTCCTCTTCAGAGGCTGCAAGCAAGCGGTTCGAGGACGGAAAGGTTAAGATGTAAGTCCTGTGGGACCTCCAGAGGGTGCTCCCTCCCAGCCTGGCAGTGGCCACTGACTGTCAGACAGGTGTGCACGGGGAGGAGCACCTCTCTGGAGAGAAGGAAGACCAGTGCAGAGAAGTTAGAGACAGGGGATTCTAGAATTCTCACACGGTCTGAAACCTAGATGGGGTTGCCTCGTGAGGAGGTGTGCCCCTCGTGAGGAGGTGTGCCCCCCATGTGGGAGGGGTTCAGGCGGCTGCTAGGAGGCAGCGTCCGGGGGCACTGAATGGGCAAGGCCCTGCTGTTTGTTAGGCCTGCGACACCAGGCAAGTTACGTCACCATTTTGTGCCTTAGTTCCCGTATCTGCAAAGTCTGTTTAAAACATAAACATCTGCAATACAGGgagattatttttctctatctGCCACCAGGAAAGGTTGACACTTCAACTCCGTTCTGGACAGAAAGATACAGACTTGTTCCTTCCCTATGAATTAGCTTTCTGAAATGGAGACTGTTCTGTAGATACTAAACCTATCACTTGCTGTCCTAGTTGCTGATTTCATCTTTTTAGGGAGAGGTGGAAGTTTCCTGAAAGGCCTCCGCCTGGGCCGGAGTAGCCCAGAGGAAGGAAAGGCTGCCCGGGCTGAAATCGCTGTGTCCCGCCAAGGCGCCCTCCCGAGACCGCTGGCGTGCTGGCCCTCCCCGGAGCAGGGAGGAGGCGCGGGGAGGAGACGGGCACGCACCTTGCTTCAGCAGATCTTGCATCTTGGCACAAGAACAGTCATTATGGACGACCACATCAAAGCCCAGGTTTCTGAAGCACTTGAAAAGGGCCTCAGCATCTTTGTCCGTCCCATTTCGGACGCTCATACCTGTGGGAATGAAGGCCATGATGAGCGGTTCCTGGCTGAGTGCTGCCCGCTAGCCGCATCCGGTCGGGCGCTAAGTGTGGCCTTGCGGGCTCCGGTCTCAATGCTTCCAAGGTCACAGTTGAAATGAGCAACTGAGATAAGAAGCAAACTCAAAGGAGAAGGTCATTCAGTCTGCCCACAGAAGGTGAGCCTCGTCACGGCAACTCTCTGCTTCAGTCGAGACCAAAGAGCTCCCCTCGATTCGTAGCCCTTTGGTCCAAGTCTCACATCAGCGAATGCACGTGGTGGGACCTCAGACTCGAAGCTCCCGATGTCCCTCGTGCCTTCTTCCTGGGCACGTAAAGAGCACTGGGTGGGCGGCTGTCTGCCCCAGCAGATGGGCACGGCCCTTCTCTAATCAAAGTCTGATACAAGCTGAAGATGACACAAGGGGACAGGAAAGGTCAGCCCAGGCCCACAGCACTGACCTGTCTTTTGGTCGAAGTTCTTGTTGTTTATTATGATGCATTTGCCCACCTTCTCAAAATTCATGTTATACTGATATGTAAGCACTCGGTCCTGGGCGGTCTTGATTGATTTCCCCgcgtcatttttcttcttcttactgGGGAAACAGAAAGCCAGTCAGGGGCTGTGGAAGATGTGTGGACAGGAATGGCCTCCCGATTCTACTGCTAGCATGGAAGGGGTGCCCAAGAAAGCTGTAATCTCTGTTAAGAAAAGGCCCGAGGTGGGCAGATGGCTCCGtttaattgtatttaaaacaaacaggATCTCCTGCCCTAAAACTAAAACTTCAATGAGGTCCCCGGACACACCCACCAGCATGGCTACAGGGGCATACGGCACTTGCAAGGGGTCGCTCGTAGCTGCTGGGAATCTACTTTGTACTTCCATTGTGGAAAACTGGCAGAATCTACCCAAACTGAATTTAAACGCATCCTATGACAGAGCAACTCCACTCTCGGTGATACACCCCAGAGCAGAGCAAATGTGTTTGCAAAAGGGCCAGATCTACATATGCGCACAGCAGTGCTGTTCAGCAAGAGCCCCAAGCagcaaataatccaaatgtccatttacAGAGCATGAATAAACTGCTGAATATGCATATAAGGAGAAACTATATAACAATGAGAATGGACAAAGCATGACAACACGAACCCAATCTCACAACGATAGTATTAAATGAAAGAACCCACATTCAGAACACAAATACCTGAGGTTAGAAGTAGTTAcattaaaaaggggggaaaaagagcagcaatttatttatttatttatttttttaagtttattcatttgagatagagagagagcatgagcacggggagcggcagagggaaagggagaagcaggctccccgctgagccaggagcccgacgcggggctcgatcccaggaccctgggatcatgacctgagccgaaggcagatgcttaaccatctgagccacccaggggccccaaggaacagcaatttaaaaaaggaagtagtCCCCTTCCAGTCTCCCAACACTGACCATCCAGGTACCAAAAGTCTGGCATGGAGGATGGAACATGCAGCATCATCGAGAGGACACAGAAAACAACGTCAAGTGTGAGTGGAAAGCAACCGTGCTGGTCATCCACAGGAATGGAAACTCCACGAGAGAAAAGATTGTTTTTTGATCTGTTCTGAAAAATTGCTTAAGTCCCAatacctagaacaatgcctggcatatacgttgctccataaatattttttataaactacagatcaatatcccttatgaatatagatgcattttttttaaagattttatttatttatttgacagagagagacagagtgagagagggaacacaagcaggcggaggggagagggagaagcaggcttcccgcagagcagggagcctgatgcggggctcgatcccaggacactgggatcatgacctgagccgaaggcagacgcttaacgactgagccacccaggcaccctgcatttttttttttttttttttgagagacagcacatgagcgtttaggggcagaggaagaaggagagaatccttttttttttttttttttaagattttatttatttatttgacagagagagccagagaacacaagcggggggaacagcaggcagagggagagggagaagcaggcttcccgctgagcagggagcacgatgtagggctcgatcccaggaccctgggatcataacctgagccgaaggcagacacttaaacatctgagccacccaggcgcccatcatctgatttttaaaagagaaatagccTCCACCTTCTCCAGACTCTTCCTCCCTACATTTTCCGTCTGGTCTACCGGTGCGATGCCAGCTTTTCTCCATGCTTCTTTCCCCAAGGAGGCAGCACAAACGAGCACTGGGCTGGGACTCAGGCATCTGCCCGCGGGACCCTTCACAGAGCCCTGACCCCCTCTCCTGGAAGACAGAGCCTTCTGTGACCGTCACAGAATGACGTGGCCGATTTCGTGGGCAGTAAatactcctctccctctcctgggcctccagAAAAGCTCAGTGGAGACGAATATCAACAAAGCAAGCTTCTGTAGTGTTCAAGGACATGCTGTGCATGGGGGGAGTAGGATTTACTTTTGAATTTCCTGACAACGACCCATCCCGAAGGTGTCCTCTGTGCATGTGGAAAATTATCTGCAGGTGGTCTTTCACATGCACACAAAATCTTCAATCCGTGCCTCCGAAAGAGATGGAAGTGGCTCTGTTATACGCATTTTATAGGTTATAATAACAACTAACATTGGTCAGGGCTTACGAGGGACCAGGACCTCGTTAAAATTCTCCCTGCATTTTCTCATTGCCTCTGGACAGGTCTTTAGCTAATGGAAGGCCACTCTAAGACCCTAATAAGACTTGTATTAAGTCTAACAGGCTGGAGGTCTTTAAGAGATAAAACTCTACTTCTACCTTCTGCAATATGAGTTATTCTGAAACAAACTGTCCAACAGCAGCAACCGTGATATTTTAAAGCTGCCACTAGCCCATCCACAATGATGAGCAAAACAAGACTGGGGAGCATCTTTTATAAGAAACACTGGCTTGGTTATaagttacatgaaaaaaaaaaaaaaggactccaCTTCTATTAGAATAGATTtgaaaagtaaacttttttttttaaaggaatacaaaagGGGAACAAAGATATACAccctttaaagaaaatactttccATGGTTACAAAAAGTATCTTAAAGTTGAATATGAAATGTGATTCTTATTCCTGGCAAATATTTCAAAAGGGAGGGAATTCCCTTACCTAGCCTGCCGCTAACTTGAactctcattttcaaaatgatataaaatatctgCTTCCTCTTTCTGGATTTGAGTCagtcaatatttgtttttccttctaacCAAAAAAGCTTTTTGCTAAACCCAGGTCTTCCCAGATCGCAGATGCGTATTAGAGAACGGTCCATTCCATCCCACTGACTTCATCTTCCTAAGAGGCACCAGCCTTGGGAAAACTCTGTCTGTAGCTTAACTCTGGGTAAGTAACCCCTGTGATCAGGCTAAAGCATGTAACTGGAGAgacaaacaaaaggaagaaatgattaTCAAGATGCAGAAAGCaccgggaaaaaaaaaagggggaaccGAAGTCCATGACAATTAATAGATACGTTCTGCTAGAATCCGAGTCCAAGGGATCCGAGTCTGCCCCCTACTAGCTGTGAGGCTTCTAAGCACCCTGTCCTGGGGATTAGCGCCCTTTCTGTTCCACTTTTCCTTCAAGACCCCACTGAGAGCAGTGCCTTCACTTCCACTTTGCTAATTCCGGCTGCAAGGCTGCCGCAGAGATAGTAGGAGAACCTCACATTTGGGAAGAGGAATGAGTTCCGAGAGGCAGAGCATTTCAGGGTAGCTGCTAGCAGCTGCTTCTGCACACGGGGCAGGGGTCTTGCTTAAGTATTTCTCTTGTGCATGACACCTAATGCTATCTGCAAACGCTGGTAGACTGGCGagtcttcttcccttttcccctgcTGCTCTTCCAATCatcaacctttttctttttttaatattttatttacttgacagagagagacacagcgagagagggaacacaagcagggggagtgggagagggagaaggaggctctccgctgagcagggagcccgatgcggggctcgatcccaggaccctgggatcatgacctgagccgaaggcagatgcttaacgaccgagccacccaggcgcccctccaatcgTCAACCTTAATAGCATGCCTCAATGAAAAGACCTGGCTGGCAGGAATTTGTCCAACTGGCCACTCCAATCAGGACCTGCAGGACAGGTACAAAGATCCAGTTCCTGCTTCCTGGTTGAACCATGAAGGGGAGGGTCTTTAGTCCGAATAACATAGTACTGCAAGAAAGCATGAGGAAGTTTTCTGTGTCCTGATGTGGGATGATTTCCAGTAAGTAGGTTAAGcatgaaagaaaacagaggggaCAGGACAATGAGAACAGTATACTACCCTTTGGgaaaaaatgaggggaaaatacCGTATCTTTATGTTTCCTTGTATTTGCATAAAGACTCTTGAAGGGTGACATAATGGATAAACCCATTAATTCCAGGGCTGGACTGCTGGTCTTTGAAACCTGGCCCCACCACATAGCTGAGTGATcacaggcaagttacttaacctctctatgctttgcttcctcctttgtaaaaaGGACAAAATTACACCATCTGCTTCACAGCTTGTGAACAAGTTGATATTcacaaagcatttagaacagtgtgTGGCCTGCAGTCGATAGTACATAAATGTTATTACTAATGGTATTTGTTGCATATCATGATGAGTGGTCACCTGTGTGATAGGGGGTCAGGGGCTAGgacagcaggaaggaggaagaatgtGACTGTATCTCTTTTTTAGTACATGTGAATAAGTTattcaaaagattaaaatacaaattatttagtAGTTAAAAATCACCTGCTGCAAATGGATTTCATTATCTGGCCTATTTTGAAGATTACTGGAGCCATACTTTTTTGTGCTACTCGTTGAAAGGGTTCCTGAGAGAACCCATGATTCTGTGTTTCACTGTGATTTCACATGTGACTTGATTCCCTAGTCTTTTgagcttcttcctcctctttgtgTCAACAACAACGGCATTAATAAATACAGTCATAGTAAGTACCATTTTGGAACACTCACTGCTTTGTACACATGACCCCATAAGGTCTTTACAACAACTCTCTAGGGCACTGGCCCCATCTCATTGGAAAAGATGACATTAGCTTGTCCGAGAACACAAAGCCAGACAGGGGTGAGAGCCCAGACCCACTCACAGGTCTGACACCAAGTCCCCTATGCCACCATCTCTTGCCTCTGTGAAAATCCAGATTCCAGGGCCTTGCCCTAGACTTAGAGAATCAGAGCCAGGCCTCGGTGGTTTCCTGGAGACGCTCACACCCTCTGATGTGTCAGGGCCTCAGCACTAGCCTGTCCTCCCACCGCTtgggccctcttttttttttttttttaaagattttatttatttatttgagaaagagagagagagagagagcaagcaagcattaGCAGCGGGggagggcaagggcagagggagaaggagaagcagacttcccactgagcagggagcccaatgtggagcccgatgtggggctcgatcccaggaccctgagatcatgacgtgagccgaaggtagatgcttaaccgacagagccacccaggcgcccctgcatgggCCGTCTTGACTCTAACCTTCCACTgctgagccccatgcagggcagAAGAGCCAGCTCGCCCTCTCCTGTCAAACACCACTTTCCACAGGAGCGCAGCCTTTGGGGCCCTTGGTTGTGGCCAGA from the Halichoerus grypus chromosome 7, mHalGry1.hap1.1, whole genome shotgun sequence genome contains:
- the CASP7 gene encoding caspase-7, with protein sequence MADDQGCGAEQAAGDAGSPDAVDAKPDRSFFVPSLFSKKKKNDAGKSIKTAQDRVLTYQYNMNFEKVGKCIIINNKNFDQKTGMSVRNGTDKDAEALFKCFRNLGFDVVVHNDCSCAKMQDLLKQASEEDHRNSACFACILLSHGEENLIYGTDGVTAIKDLTAHFRGDRCRSLLEKPKLFFIQACRGTELDDGVQADSGPINDTDANPRYKIPVEADFLFAYSTVPGYYSWRNPGSGSWFVQALCSTLNEHGKSLEILHILTRVNNRVARHFESQSDDPHFHEKKQIPCVVSMLTKELYF